In the Entelurus aequoreus isolate RoL-2023_Sb linkage group LG21, RoL_Eaeq_v1.1, whole genome shotgun sequence genome, ttgggaaaggtggcaataaatactgataaagttgaggaatgctcatcaaacgcttatttggaacatcccacaggtgaacaggcaaattgggaacaggtgggtgccatgattgggtataaaagtagattccatgaaatgctcagtcattcacaaacaaggatggggcgagggtcaccactttgtcaacaaatgcgtgagcaaattgttgaacagtttaagaaaaacctttctcaaccagctattgtaaggaatttagggatttcaccatctacgctccgtaatatcatcaaagggttcagagaatctggagaaatcactgcacgtaagcagcttcgatccctcaggctgtactgcatcaacaagcgacatcagtgtgtaaaggatatcaccacatgggctcaggaacacttcagaaacccactgtcagtaactacagttggtcactacatctgtaagtgcaagttaaaactctcctatgcaaggcgaaaaccgtttatcaacaacacccagaaacgccgtcggcttcgctgggcctgagctcatctaagatggactgatgcaaagtggaaaagtgttctgtggtctgacgagtccacatttcaaattgtttttggaaactgtagacgttgtgtcctccggaccaaagaggaaaagaaccatccggattgttataggcgcaaagttgaaaagccagcatgtgtgatggtatgggggtgtattagtgcccaagacatgggtaacttacacatctgtgaaggcaccattaatactgaaaggtacatacaggttttggagcaacatatgttgccatccaagcaacgttaccatggacgcccctgcttatttaagcaagacaatgccaagccacgtgttacatcaacgtggcttcatagtaaaagagtgcaggtactagactggcctgcctgtagtccagacctgtctcccattggaaaaagtgtggcgcattatgaagcctaaaatagcacaacggagacccccggactgttgaacaacttaagctgtacatcaagcaagaatgggaaagaattccacttgagaagcttaaaaaatgtgtctcctcagttcccaaacgtttactgagtgttgttaaaaggaaaggcaatgtaacacagtggtgaacatgccctttcccaactactttggcacgtgttacagccatgaaattccaagttaattattatttgcaaaaaaaaaataaagtttatgagtttgaacttcaaatatcttgtctttgtagtgcattcaattgaatatgcgttgaaaaggatttgcaaatcattgtattccgtttatatttacatctaacaccatttcccaactcttatggaaacggggtttgtagaatagcTTTAGTATATGGCATGTACTTTAATTAGACATGTGAACTTAAATAGTACCAGTACTGTAATTGGGACAGGAATATACAGTGTGTAACAAAATCTCTCGTATTGCGTTTCAACAAGAAGGCCTGAGAGCAAGTAACTGACCAATATTTTTCTCTCGTGCTCTCTGCACGAGGTCAGAGTCCACACAAAAAGCAAAGATCCATTAGTTAATCATAAATGAGAGAAGGCAAGACGCTCTGTATACGAAAGCCGGAaattccagtttaaaaaaaaaaaaattgtattggcATTCTTAAGTTTGTGATCTTTTTTGTACCTTTATGGTGACATTGTCAAAACTGGTCGGGTTGGTCACATCAAAGCAGACTAAAATCAAATGAGCTTCCTGGTAGGAGAGCGGCCGCAGCCTGTCGTAGTCCGCCTGTCCTGTAAGACAAACAGGAGAGTTGATTAGAAGTATGCAAGGATTGTAAACAACAGTGGGTGTTAGCCCTGATAGAGGTGATTCATGGAGATATATTATGTTGCATTGTGTGTTACAAAGCAAGCAAACCACATCCTGGGTCCTAACTTCCTTTTTTAAGTTGATGCAAGACATGGCTGCAATGTATACCTAAACAGACAAGCCGCCAACTTCTGGTGACGGAAATTCCATTTGTCGCGCATCAAAATGTGCATCATTACAAACACAGTTATTTTCACATAAATAATGATGCCCACTTGCAAACATGTGACATAACATCCCTATAAAGTGCACCATAGAAAACAGGAGTTCCACAAAGGACAGGTAGTCCTTCAGGTATGTACAGGTATGGAACATCCCGTgggaaaaaaaccccacaatgTACTCATTCAGGTTTCACTGAaagtgtgcactgcaaaaactgaaatctaagtaagatgaaatatctcaaataagggtgatatttgcttattttctgtctgataagatcattcttctaactaagcagattttatgttagtgttttacttgttttaagggtttttggtcctaaatgatctcagtaagatatgacAGCTTGATGCAGAGATTTtattacctatattgagtaaaacatgcttgaaactagaatatcaagtgttgcaaagctgtgtcatcaacactcacaagtataaaactacttttttaaagtaatcatttatttcaagcatgaaaaaaaaatcatgattttgacacaattgtgtctcattttaaaacagatgacagccaaatggactttgcggttttattttcaatgaatcaatagaaaatacatactcatatagtagtacagttgttattagtgaaaatatacttattttaaggtatttttgggttcattgatgttagctaatttgacttgttttgaaaagtcttgacaagccaaattttcttgttctattagcagataattttgcttagttcaagtaaaatacccctcatttttgtatttttttttcttgtttttaaacactgactttttgcagtgtgaaaaaAACGGTATGACAGcataatttaaattttcctgagggaactctcctgaaggaatcaataaagtactatctatctatctatctaattcgGCACACGCTAAAAGTGAGTTTAACGTTCAAAATCAGCCAATTTGGCTCGGGTCGGCGGCTTTCGTGCCAGTTGTAAATTGCAGTAAAAATGACAACTTTCCAAATGTAATTTGTCATGTCGGGCGTGAGAAAATTAGCTTTTCTTACGTCATTCACGACAGTGGTTCCTCTGTTTGGTGACACTTTGTTGGTGTTTTTACTGACGATTTTTGTCCAATTTAATTCAGAGGTTTCAGTTTATCTCAGTATGTGCTACTGGTGTATTTGTACCAATTTATGTCAACTTTAACGCTccaaatatcggccgatatatgcgttaaaatgtaatatcggaaattatctgtatcggtttttttattatcgtattgggtttttttttgttttgttttttaattaaatcaacataaaaaacacaagatacacttacaattagtgcaccaacccaaaaaacctccctcccccattcacactcattcacacaaaagggttgtttctttctgttattaatattctggttcctacattatatatcaatatatatcaatacagtctgcaagggatacagtccgtaagcacacatgattgtgcgtgctgctgctccactaatagtactaacctttaacagttaattttactcattttcattcattactagtttctatgtaactgtttttatattgttgtactttcttttttattcaagaaaatgtttttaatttatttatcttattttacaattttttttaaaaagtaccttatcttcaccatacctggttgtccaaattaggcataataatgtgttaattccacaactgcatatatcggttgatatcggtatcggttgatatcggtatcggtaattaaagagttggacaatatcggaatatcggatatcgtcaaaaagccattatcggacatccctaataaaaaggaTTTGTGTAACAACTGGACATTAACTGATATTTTCAAGCActgaatatactttttttttcaacagatatggatatatgtacactgcaaaaagtcagtgttcaaaaacaagaaaaatatatataaaaatgaggggtattttatttgaactaagcaaaattatctgccaatagaacaagaaaattcggcttgtcaagactttccaaaacaagtaaaattagctaacctcaatgaaccccaaaataccttaaaataagtataaagtgcacttttattggtagaaaaaaaaagagacctttttgctcaaagtgttgaaaaatattcttaaattaagtaaatgctagtaagaaattatattttatacttctgagtgttaatgacacagctttgcatccgttgatattctagtttcaagcatgttttactcaatatacactaccgttcaaaagtttggggtcacattgaaatgtccttatttttgaaggaaaagcactgtactttccaatgaagataactttaaactagtcttaactttaaagaaatacactctatacattgctaatgtggtaaatgactattctagctgcaaatgtctggtttttggtgcaatatctacataggtgtatagaggcccatttccagcagctatcactccagtgttctaatggtacaatgtgtttgctcattggctcagaaggctaattgatgattagaaaacccttgcgcaatcatgttcacacatctgaaaacagtttagctcgttacagaagctacaaaactgaccttcctttgagcagattgagtttctggagcatcacatttgtggggtcaattaaaggctcaaaatggccagaaaaagagaactttcatctgaaactcgacagtctatgcttgttcttagaaatgaaggctattccacaaaattgtttgggtgaccccaaacttttgaacggtagtgtaggtcatcaaatctcagctacaagctgtaatatcttactgagatcatttaggaccaaaacccttaaaaccagtaaaacactcttaacataaaatctgcttagtgagaagaattatcttatcagacagaaaataagcaaatatcacccttatttgagatatttcctcttacttagatttcagtttttgcagtgtattagtCACAAATTGTAATCTGACTTTAAAATAAATGGAATTGATCATTATATGCAACGTTTTCGATGACGTTCACCACTTCTCTGATTCGCACAGATGCTTGACTGCTTAATTTTGGTATTTAATACACAAAATGTCCAACATGGGCTTTACCTGCTGTGTCATACAGGTTGACCTTTACTTCTTTCCCTCCAAGAACCACAGAGGTGGAGTATTTTTCAAACACAGTCGGGGCGTATTTCTGTGTTAAGACACAAAAGGACAGAGAGATGTTATCAATCAGACGGGTTATTTTGCGCTGAATAACCAGACTTCAGCCAAAATGATTAGGTGACATTGTTAGAAGTGATCTTCACCTTACCTCTGGGAAATAATCTTTAGCGTACACCATCAAGAGCGATGTTTTCCCACAGCCTCCATCGCCCACAATGACAATTTTCAGTTTGTCTCCATCCTGGGTAGTGCCACTACCGGCGTCTTTCTGTGTCATCTTGCTTCCAAACAACTTAAACGTCACTCCATCCACAGTTCAATGGTATAGGAAGTCTGATCAGTTTGGGAGCTCGGTGATGCTACACATACAAGTCTCATCTTTTTAGCATTCTCTAAGTGTGTTTaccacttcctgttcctgtcacaCTGAAAGCTGGACGCTGTCACATCTCTTCTTTGCTGTATGCTTGTGTTTAGCATGTCTGGATATGAATAGCACTCCCTGCTGCACCCACTTCCTTTATTTTGCGTGTCATTGAATGGGTGGCAACTTCAATGTGCAGTACTGCCTCCGTTTGTTTGTGCTAGAAATCGCACGTTAAAGGCAGAATGCCAGCTCTTAGACGTTTCCCCAAATTtgcaacaatataaaataaacctGCAACCATTCATTCGGGAAACACTGTAATAATAGCAATGCAAGCTCAAGTTTCACTGGTAAAAAACCCAACAATTTAGAGGACGTGTAAGTGCCATAAAGGCTTGTGCATTGTTAAGTGAGTCATTCAACATATCTTATATTAGTACCACATATAATTAAAACCATTCTGACAAAAAGGAACACTGAAACTATATTTAACATGTCATTACATACATATTCAAAATACATTTGATTTGAGTATTTAGTTCAAACTAAAGTGGATGACAAAATTGACTCAATTATAGCTATGATCATGGTAAAAGCAGAGTACTGTATGCAAACCTGCTATGATTAGCGATGTGCTTAAACCCCTCACTGGTATCTCCAACACAAATAAGACAAAAGTGTCTTCATCTGGACATTATGATCATGATAGTATACAAACAAAAGTAtgaagtttttttgtttgttttagttgtcTTTTTAGCGCAAGCTGCCTCTTTAAGGACAAACACAAAAACCAGTCATTCCTTTTGCTTATTTATGCTTTATTGaatgtttatttcaaacatgcatacagttaaatCACATGTattcatttctctttacatgctcgaaaaggagtaggaagaatcaacgcttatttaatcctaccctttttccaatTCATAGCATGACGTGTTTACTTTCTGTTCTCAtgttgtaacacaatttaaatcaataaGTTATAAATGCAACAGTTATCTTAGATAATAGTTaagttatatacatatttatttggggTGCTTACAGGATTTAGTGAAATAATTGCATTAACACTGAGGTACTAACAAGTACACTAATATGAAGGTAGGtggcaaaataaatgtattctaaTTACACCAAATAGGCTGTTAGGTAAAAGGGACATTTGACACTGATTAACACTTTCCACACATACAAACAAAAGAGGGaaggtattttttttttggtagttttgcttaaattatttttggcaAGCTGTCTCTTTAAGAGAAACACACAAAACCGGTAATTCCTTTTGCTCATTTATGCTTTATTGaatgtttatttcaaacatgcatacagttaaatCTCATGTattcatttctctttacatgtgcgaaaaggagtaggaagaatcaacgcttatttaatcctaccttttTTCCAATTCATAGCAACTACCAAGACGTGTTTACTTTCTGTTATCATTTTGTAATACAATTTACATCAATGAGTTAAAAATGCAACAGTTATCTTAAATAGTTaagttataatatatatttatttggggTTTACATGATTTAGTCAAATAATGGCATTAACAGTGAGGTACTAACAAGTAAACTAATATGAAGGTAGGtgccaaaataaatgtattctaaTTACACCAAATAGGCTGTTGGGTAAAAGGGACATTTGACACTGATTAACACTTTCCACACATACAAACAAAAGTGGGAAGGTATTTTTTCTGGTAGTTGTGCTAAAATTATTTTTGGCAAGCTGTCTCTTTAAGAGAAACACACAAAACCGGTAATTCCTTTTGCTTATTTATGCTTTATTGaatgtttatttcaaacatgcatacagttaaatCACATGTattcatttctctttacatgctcgaaaaggagtaggaagaatcaacgtttatttaaatcctaccccttttccaattcATAGCAACTACCAAGACATGTGTTCACTTTCTGTTATCATTTTTCaacacaatttaaataaatgAGTTATAAATGCTACAGTTATCTTAGATAATAGTTaagttatatacatatttatttggggTGTTTACAGGATTTAGTCAAATAATGGCGTTAACACTGAGGTACTAACAGGTAAGCTAATATGAAGGTAGgtgacaaaataaatgtattctaaTTACACCAAGTAGGCTGTTAGGTAAAAGTGGCATTTGACACTGATTAACACTTTCCATACAACGTTCAAACTAAGTAGGCGGCTGGGTAAAAGTGACATTTGACACTGATTAACACTTTCCATACAACGTTAAAACTAAGTAGGCTGCTGGGTAAAAGTGACATTTGACACTGATTAACACTTTCCACACAACGTTAAAACTAGTAGTGGGTttaataaaaacatgcatatgTACATAAGGTGTCAATATGAAAATATATTACATTAATACATGCACTGAAATAATGTAATAGATTAAAAAGGAATACAGTACCATCAGTAAAGGGTTCTTCAAAGCAGCTGTAAATAAAGGCTGATTAACTACAAACTTACAGGCAAACATTTACGTCAAATGACTTGTCGACAAACAAATATATCGGTATTTTTGACAGTAATCCGTCATTACACAGAAACGAGAACAGTATTTGTGTCTAATCGTCAACAAAGTAGCTTTTGTTCGCCATCCCAGTCCGCTGAGGAACATTCCAGAATGTCAGCAATGCAGCAACACTAATGGGCGGTTTTTCAGGGCCTGTACAGACACTGGACTACTCGATTTTAAACCACTTTTTGTGCGTGTGACAAAATGTTCACCTTGGATACACACGCTTCCTTGCTGTTGTATGTCCGTGACATGATGTGGGGGAGGGTTTGCCGAGCTAAGTGGAGTGACAGCATCGTGATCTGCTAATGGAGGAATGCTCGCCTCAGGCAGGACAAAAATAAACACGACTGGCAGGAAAAGCAGGCCTTGACATTGGCCTTTAAAAAGGTGTGTCACAAAAAAAGACGCACTTAAAAAAGCAAATCTTTTCTGTCTttaactatttttaaaaatacgGTTTCTCTGGCCTCTAGCAACCTTTGGCACGCAAAGTAATTTCCCCGTCAACAAGGTTGCTCTGTGTACACTTCCCATGACCTAATATGGCAATGTGAAGGGAGTGCTGCCATGGCAACCCCCGCCAGATCTCGGATTACCGCCTTCGCCTTTGGGAGAGTGAACCCCATTCGCCGccatctttgttttcttcctTCCACATTATGGCATCGATTCTTCCGTCAATTCAACCCACAAAATGTACGTCCGTCCCGGATATAGTTACACCACTGTCGCCTGGGTGTCAGAACGCCTCGCTTTGAGTGTGGAAACTTCGAGAATGAAGACTttcccctccc is a window encoding:
- the LOC133638416 gene encoding rho-related GTP-binding protein RhoF-like, translated to MTQKDAGSGTTQDGDKLKIVIVGDGGCGKTSLLMVYAKDYFPEKYAPTVFEKYSTSVVLGGKEVKVNLYDTAGQADYDRLRPLSYQEAHLILVCFDVTNPTSFDNVTIKWIPEVKHFCPNIPVILIGCKTDLRKDKECIRRLKAINQAPITYTQGLATQQGMNAELYLECSAKYQENVEDVFREAAKMALASRRKHRNYKRKRKCAIL